In Ciconia boyciana chromosome 1, ASM3463844v1, whole genome shotgun sequence, the genomic stretch ATTATAGTTATCCAGCATTGAGAAAAATACTCCTGAACAGTATATAGTTTGGAGCACTGATGTAAAGAAACTGATTAGGATGCATCTTATACCCAGAGTCTGATTTTATGCTAAGTGAACAGTGGCCAGAGCTGTCTTCTTACCCATCTCTTAGATGTAACACACTGGTCCCATTTAATCCTTTAACAGACTAGCAAGCAAACCACCCAGAAAAAGAAGTGGTCATTGCTTCTGTTCATTCTTATTTATGTCTGGAAACAATCACTCCCCTCCATAATATTTCAGTTAGTGAATCACATGATAGAGCCATGTAAGAGTTTTGGGCAGATTGCACGTTACAAATAGAGATAATTAATAGTCATGAAAAGTGTATTTCATTCCAAGAAAAGAATGTCCTTATATATAAGACAAAAGAGACTAGTGAGCTGTGGCTGTGTCATAAGATGTGTTGAGAGGggcatttagggaagaaaatacTAATCCCATGGTACAAAGCATtaagaaactgcattttgcaaTATTGTGTATGATTCTGATCAcgtttaagaaaaaaactgaacTAGAACAGGGGTAGGCAAGGTTAACTAGGATGATTGAAAGAGGCCAGGTGTATTGGGATTAACAtgaattaaagaggaaaagttGATACtgaataaaagttaaaatatgtATATGAATAACTTCAGACTGCAAAACAGAGGTGAAATTTTAATAACTCtgaaaatacttgcaaaagGAACAGCTGAGACAAAACCAAATTccccatttctcttttaaaacaaaaaccattgCCCTGTATTATGTGATTGGACCTGACTGAAGAGGTCCTTTTCATTTCTAGATCCTTATGGGATTTGTACATATGTTGGTCATATGTGGCAGCATTACTGACAGCAATATGTGAAAAATTCTCTGAGCAAATGAGGAAGTACCTGATTTATCAGATACTTCCTGTGAGGAATctacaaaatggaaaagtggAGAGAATTGTGATGTGTGCTTCAGGAAGCCTCGTTGCAGGACAGAAACCTGTAACTGCCATGAGCAACAGCTCACATAAGTAACCCTCTGACCAAATCAGAAAACTAAAGAGAAAAGTAGCTGTCATAAAATGACTCTTTAAGCAAAACAGAATAAGGAAAGCCAAGGGAAGTGCCTTTGGAAAGATGAAAGAACATTGTAGCTGAGGCAGGAAATGCAACTGCTGAAGTAAACAAATTAGCAGGttcaaagaactgaaaaaattataGATGACAAGAATGAAGAATGTGTGAGCACTTTGAACTGAAAGGAGCTGAACCTGCAGCATGCCCCAAAGCGTGTCATCTCAAGGGTCCCAGGATGCTTAACCAAAGTATTGGTGAAGTCTTGCAAATGGGCACTCTACATCACTGCCTCAGGGTCTGCCCAGTTCTGTGTGTACCCTATGAAGCTCAGCTAAAAAGGACAGACTTTCAGTTCCTGACTGCTCACCTGCTTCTAATACTGACTTGGCATTTTGCAAAGGGGAAAATGGAGTACAAACTTCTAAAACTGAATCAGAATTCAACCACATACTAGGATAAAATGTGCTGAGTATTGAAATTACACAATAACTCATCTAAGATTCaagtttgcaaaatgaaacaaagttaCATCAAAGCTGAGTTTATTTATGACAAATCATTCATTATATATTACAATaattacaaactttttttttttacaccttaTTGCCATATTTTTGTTCTCGGCACACACAAGATGATCAAGAACATGGATTTAGGCCGTAACaaaaaaagatactaaaatTACAAATTTCATGCCTCATTTCTGTGCCATAGAAAAGGCTATCATCAAAAGAGTAAAGTTACTAACAAACATACAAGGGGATTCCCCTTACACCTTTTTTCCCAGGAACTTTTGTCATCTAATGtatagtaaatatatatatatatatatatacgccCGTGTCTCTTGCAAACATCCACATTCACACATTTACATAATCACTGGAAATTTGACATCTCTCCTCCAGCAGAAAGTTCCCAGTCATTTTACTTGAAcatctaatggaaaaaaaaaattctgaagtccATGGTTTTGAATTAGTCACCCTGTTTCTGAGCCAGCTGTTATCTTCTCCCTACACAGGGATGCCAGCATAACAAAAGGGTATTGCAGTTTGTGACGAACAGCATCCAACCTACCTTCACCACAGGAAAGGTCTACTAGGGATACTGTCCCTCTTGTACCTAGTCTgaatcactgctgctgcttgagGAGTCTGTTGACATAACTTCTACATCATCTTCATTCTCTTTATTGTGTCCTGGAGGCTCCAACATGAAGTCATTACTATGATTAGGAGGTAGCATGTTCATTGACATATCACTTGACTGCCAAGGATACTGAGGAGCAAGCACATCTGGAAAAAACGGGCATAATCAATAAAACTATCAGCTTTGTATATCAACAAATTCAACAAGACAGCTCAACCAGAACtccaatttaaaattaaaacaaatctcAAAATCCTTCCTGAATTTTGGACAGATGAAACCCTCCAGTAACAGCTGGGAAACATATTATGATGGAGCCATTCTATCACTGTAAAAGCCTACTCTGCCAGAGAGGCCCATTTATGTAGGTGGCTCTTGATCTCTCATCACTCCACTTCAAAACAGTACATATACATACAgagcttttcatcttcaaagcacaGTTTGAACTGACTTAACATTCACAACCACTGGCAGTAATGAAAACGGTCACCCTCTGTCAGTATGCAAAAATAGATGAAAAcattagatgaaaaaaaaaatacttaaggtAGACCACAGAAATTCAGAGTAAAAGGTTTTAACCAAATTTGGCTGAAGCACCTTGGTTATCGTTTTTCCAACAGCAAATATGGTGCATCAAGTGCAAAGGAGAAGAGTGTACTACTACAAAACCAGGGCCACAGAAATACTTGAGAGGTGGGAATGTGCTCATCTCTGTGCTCCAGCCAGGCCAGCCTCAGTTGCGTCTGACTTCTCTCAGCTCTCactctttctttgcttctaCTCCTACTTCCAAAGCCATCCCATACTGTAGTCCCTACTAAGCTGCCCTCCCCCCACACCACTTTCTACCACACAGTAGTCTCTCAGTAGACACACCACAGTCTCTCCCTTCCTCACCCCCAAAATGGCTCCAATTTCAAAGCTGCAATACACATCTATATGccatttctgctcctttctttttaatttatgctCCTACTGCTGTGCTTCAGTTCTCCACTTATTAGCAGGCACTGTAGCTAAGTCTATCCCACAGAAGAAACCAGCTATCTCCCACTTATaccaagaattaaaaataattaggcaGAGTCAGAAGTGAACAAAAGCCCACCCACATGGGACTTCGAGTACAGAAAAAGAGGGCACTGTCTAAGCAGGGGGTCATATATATGGCAGACTTACTCTCACTCAGGTGCTGCCTCACTCAGAAGCACACAGACTCCTCACGCATTGTAGCTTCTGATCTTTAAGTCTGCAGACACCTGAGATTCCACATATGAACTACAGCCACAGTCCCCTAATACCAGATGCATTACCTAGCTGCACAAATCCGACCCACCAGCAGACACAAGAACATAATGCAGTCTTAATGCCAGTTCTGTGCCCACCTTAGGAAGACCAACAATAGTACCAGGTGGTCTCATCTCTGCTGTGGTGAAGTTAACCAACTTTATTTGAACCAGCTGAGAATGTAAGCCAGTGTCTTACATCCTGTGGCCATGCTTCAATGCTGGAACCAGTCCACTATTAAACCAGGCTGAATGTATGTGCTAAACAGTCTCAAAGTTTTGAGGCTACCaagcagcccagcagctggcttGCAGACTCCGTAAGGACTCAATAACTGGACATCTCTCTGCAGAAGTCTCTAAAAGGACTAGATCCCATAATTAGCATTCTCAGGACATGCTTCCACACACCAACAGATTCAAGATCCCTACACAAAATGCCAGGCCAGCCcctactttcttttaaatgaactttTGGTGTTTCTCTCTTACCTGCAGTCTAGTAATTAGAGGATTTCCCCTGACAGAGGAGACCCAGATTCAATTAACAACTTTGAGGAGTTTAAATCCCacattttccagcttctcaAGTAAAAGTCCTGAAGAGTGGGCTTTCAGTTCTTACAGAGACAGCACTCAAAGTAAAAGGAGCGAGTTTGAATCCCCTAAGGCAGAGGAGCCAGCCAGAATGGGCTCTTCTAAATCAACTCCATGAGGAATACACAAGCTTAACATCTCCTCTGACCATATttcaagagaacagaaaagatacATGGGCCCATGCTCAGCACAGGTGGGTTGCTGTGGACAGATGTCAGCGTCCCACTCTGATTCAGCTCACTGGCCCATTTTATCCAAGGCCAGAGGTTTAGAAAGTGAGATGATGCAGAACTTTAAGTCACTTCCTAAGAGATGACAAGAGGATTAGACAGATGACTGGAAACACAAAATCCAAGTTTGCTATTTCTGCAATGCAGTCAcaacacaggttttttttaatatattcagtACAATTTTTGAAAACAAGCTTTCTGTAACACCTGCAAGTGGCTTAACAGACAGGTAAGAACTGTTACAGATCTATGAATCCAAACTAAGAATTCTTCCACAATTTAGTCCAACCATGGTAGATTAATGCTGCACAAGTACAGAACCACTGAATTCTTGATTCAGTTACTGTAAGTTACTGCtaaatattttagcatgaaTGAATGAATCCCACTAAAGTCAGTGGAAGTGGCCATTTCACTAAGCAATTAAGGGATTAAAGCTCAATTCCTATACTCAAGGTACTACCTCACCAGCTGTCCTTTGCAATGTCTTTTCAATCCAGAACTTCTAAGCAAACAGTCTTGCTATATAGAGCGCAGACTTAAAGGAAAGTAGGGGATGACAATACAccccttttcttctgaatacaGCTTTCACAATTCCATACTTTGTCATCACTACTAAGAaaagtttgctttgaaaatgcttcattttaatatgATTTGATATCACTTAATCTACAGCAATTTAAATTAAGTGAATTGAAGGGTAACTGAGTTTTGTTTATATTGACTTAGTTGTAGTGTCTGCAGTATGATttagcatgaaataaaattatgcaaTTTCTAATTGTTAACTTTATTTACTAGATCTTCACTGCTAGGGAACTAgcataattttcattattttagctCTGATTTGCCTCTGCTAAGGGAAACATATAATTGCTATGActgtataaataataaagaaaagcaaaacaaaactgagtttCTCTTACCTGGCAGTCTGCCTGCTGCAAGTGCATCCCCTGGTAAGTGTCCATTAACTCCATTGGTGGATGGGTTGTTCATCTGACCCAAGAGACCACTCCTCATTTCCAGATCTGTAGGATATGGCCTACGTGGgtccccttttaaaaaaaaaaaaaaaaaaaagagttttaaaatatttaacaattgTCTTGCAGAcattaactttttcttcagtgcCTAGTTTcctgaccaaaaaaaccccatactgTGATTGTTTGGATCAGCAATGAGTATCACACCTGTTTTGTTAAAATCCAAGTCTGTCTCTTTCACTTAGACTTTCTTCATTCATTCCAACTTGGcagaaaaagcacattaaaaaaacccccaaacatgTTTAGAAGATCTCTTTGCTCTCCCTGCTACTTCACAGCTAAACAGCAAGGACAGGAATTGGAAAAAACACATTCTCATTTTGGACAAGGAGGATGGTTCCCAAAATTGAAACGTGACATAATGAAAACCCGGCTTCTGACTCCACTGATTACTAACATCCTCTGTAAAGAATATTATaaggggcaggagggaacaCAACCAAGCACATGGAAAAGTCTTTAACATACTTGGTTCTAACTTATAACTGGGGCCAACATTCAgaggataaaagaaaacaaaggagagcagaggaggccAGTCAGTAATGGAAGCATGCAGTTTCATAGCCTTTTGAAGATGTACGTAAAGTCTACAGGACTTTGGATAtccatttttcttgaaaatattagATATAACAGCTGAAAACAGTTACTCTAATAAACTGCAGTTTTCCACTATATAAAAGCATTATAAGACCAGATACTGCCCATGCTTTattatatacttaaaaaaaaaaatctattgtcATAAACGTGACAGTTACCTGGTACCCATGTCAGAGGGGCACAAACAGCATTGCTAGCACTGATCCTGTGGgcatatttaattatttcttcagaggaaatggcacctggaaaaaaggaaggaaagttaCTATATTCTCAAGAGAATGCATCAttcaattatttcaaaatattagaCACTGATATCGAAAAGATTAGGAATGTCATTTTGTCAAACATTAAGAGCATGCTTCAAATGCAGTGACTGCTGAGAGGATTCTTAGATTGTGCAAGGACAAGCTTCGCAGTGAACTGATTTTACAGCCGTGAGTTCAGTACACCTTCAGTGTCAACAGTTCTTCAACCTTgtgaaaaacacaaaccaatCTCTTAAGCAGTGTACTTGACAAGCACAATTTGCAAGACAACTTCAGCACCTGCTTTATTACAGAATTTTCTGtagtaaagaattttttttgatTGCTTAGTAATTGTAAAGCATACATGTAGCTGTCCTTCTAAATATGTGCCTGTATTACAGCAATAGAAACTTTATGAAATTCCCTGATTTTATAGATGAAAGAGGTATACCAAAATGATAAAAGGCACTGTAAAAAAACTATCAAGAAAATGcctcccacaaaaaaaaaagacacagtcAGTTTAGCTTGGTAAGCGTCACAGAGTAGCAGGAATTGCTACAAATACAAACCAGTATCACCAGCTAGGCAGTCTTTCAAATacaacacacatgcacacaaacattctctccctttcctcagtAGACCTACTGAGGCAATTTGGTGAGACATTTAGGTAATCAGATATAGTATTATCAGTCTAAGAAGAGTGTTGAGACACTTGAATTtaagtttaatattaaagataTGTTTGCcacaaaaagtaattaattccTGCCTTTATTCTGAGGAAATAGTTATAGGTTCATAATGAAATTGAAATCTGTTTACACACAAAGCATCCAAAACCTGTGacagtagaattaaaaaaaaataaaataacctaaCTTGAGATCACTAGCAACTTTCTTTACAACTGCATTTATGTAGTATGTACAATCAGGGATAGTCaccttttcttgccttttcaattgatttcagcttttcctttgcttgatAAACAGCTGTTGCCtagttgtaaaaaaaataaacaacaaactAAATCAAACCTTCAATGTATCTTTACTTTGTAAACTTCTACATAAAGTCGGCTCTGTGAATAAACCCTTgcatttaattgcattttaagagagaaactattcactgaacattttcaaaatatacagaAGTAAAGTAGGTTGGGAAGAAAATTAgcattataaaacaaaactgaatacCATGATAACTAAACAGTATTTgactactggaaaaaaacccaaaccactaaGCTCTTatgaagttttaaatatttaaatcttcTCAAACTAACACAACACCACTTTCTCCAGAACCACCTTTTTCACAAGTAGATgttcaaaagcaaacacataatTATGAACTTACCAGTATGTGCTCTGCTTCTTTTagttgtttctgcagctgctgaataTCATTATCCCTCTTTTCTACCACCTTTTctaaaagctgcatttcatgATGGATTTTCCCCTGATCAACTGCCAGCTTCATTAGCTCTTGAAACTCTCCATCTCTCTGAATCAGCAGTTCCAGGATCTATTGAACAAGAGTTTTGCAGAACTTTTAATTTAGCTAGAGTAACAACACACCCTCAATCGTGCTGCATagaagagcaactgacatccATAGGagtatttctgtttgcatgaaaaatgaaagaaaatttcttcctctgtttgcaGAAACAGCCTATGAAACATgcaacaaatgaacaaacaaacaacaacatgAGGACCAAGAATGCCTTTGTAGTAGGGCCAAAACCTCATCATCACCATTAGCCCGAGTATAGGCAAGgacaaagggagaaagaaagaaaaaaaggaaaaacgtAGAAGTAAAGCATTGTGCTTACccaaagaaatacagtttagaAAGTCAGCTTACCTGGCTCTCCTCTCCTGGTTGTGGAAGTTTCTGGTTTCTTGAAATTGCCAAAATTTCAATTAGTTCCCTGAAAGGAAAACTCTGTGTTTATGCAATTTTCTAGGGCGTTATTTGTAAATCACATCAAGTCATCCCAAAATTGTCAGCGTACTGATATCATTACAAAAGTATTCATGGAATTGAgtattttatagttttatagTGCAGTGTTGGCAGGGATTTCTCAACTAAGAGTAATTCTGTGAATAGTCTCACGATTAgagcatgttttcttctttgttctttgAGCTCATGAAGTGCTCATGTGTATTTGTACTCATGAAATGTGTTAAGTTCCTGCTGAACTACATAAGACATAAGCAGAAgctgagagaagaaacagcacaaTGAAATGCATTCATATCCCACTTCTACTGCCTTTGTTTGTTGCAAGAGGGTATTAAAATTCTCTTCACTATTTTACTTCTCTACTTTTCCTCCACATTTTCCCAGAGCAAGTTTCACACTTAGGTTTAGAGCAATTAAGTCTACACTTTCAAACACCTAAAG encodes the following:
- the MED4 gene encoding mediator of RNA polymerase II transcription subunit 4; the encoded protein is MAAATGGGGERSSTRDRLLAALEDLELLARELIEILAISRNQKLPQPGEESQILELLIQRDGEFQELMKLAVDQGKIHHEMQLLEKVVEKRDNDIQQLQKQLKEAEHILATAVYQAKEKLKSIEKARKGAISSEEIIKYAHRISASNAVCAPLTWVPGDPRRPYPTDLEMRSGLLGQMNNPSTNGVNGHLPGDALAAGRLPDVLAPQYPWQSSDMSMNMLPPNHSNDFMLEPPGHNKENEDDVEVMSTDSSSSSSDSD